The Acinetobacter shaoyimingii DNA segment AGATTAATTGTTTAAATTATAAATTTAACAGGCACATGTTCAACAAGCCAGACTCCATTTTCTGCTTGGAAAAACTGAAAGCCCTTATTGTGCATAGCTAAGGCATCTATTGTTAAAATTTTCACTTTTCCGTAACGTTCACCTACAGCATGGGCAGTATTGATATCTGCCGATAAATGAACATACTGACGCTCTTTGGAAATTAAACCTAGCTCCATAATAGAAACATGAAACCGTTCAGCTGTACCATGATATAAAAATTTAGGTGGAACTTTTAAGTCAAACTGACGTTGAACTTGTCGATTAGAATGCCCCTGAACAGCACGAATATTTAAACCATCTTCAGAAATTTGAAAACGTTTTTTATCGCTGTTTTGAACGATGCTTTGGATAATTTCAAGACTTAACCTAACGCCATCAACGGGCTCAGATTTCTCAATAAGCTGATTGATATTTGCCCAACCTTCAACATCCAATTCTAAATTAATTTGTTCTGGCTGATGTCTTAGAATAAAACTCAAATACTGACTTATGGCTTTTTCATTCATTATAAAATTCTTAGTATTCATTTTAAGCAGTATATAATTTTAAATTTGAAAGTAAATTGCAATCAATCTTCCATTGACACAATCCAACATGACCCAAATGCACATTAAAATCACCTCATCAGTCCATGACAAAAAAACAAAAAGACATTAGCATGCAAGGGTAGGACAAAAACAGCAAAATACAAAAGGAACAAAAAATGTTGGCATACGATGCAGACTTAGAACTCTTTCGCGACAACTTCAAACGCTTTATGAATGAACACGTTGCGCCATACTATGACCAATGGGAAAAAGACGGCAAAATGCCACGTTCCATCTGGACATTACTCGGTGAAAATGGCTATCTCTGTGTCGATGTACCTGAAGAATACGGTGGCTATGGCGTACCAACAGAATATTCACTCATGTTGGTTGAAGAATCCGCACGAGCAGGTTTTGCCGCATTATCGACAGGTATCTCATGCCATTCCGAAATTGCTGCACCGTATATTTTGCACATCGCCAATGAAGAACAAAAACAATACTGGTTACCTAAAATGGTTTCAGGTGAAGTGGTGGGTGCGATTGGTATGACTGAGCCTGGTGCTGGTTCAGACTTGCAAGCCATGCGTACCAGTGCAATTTTACAAGGTGACCATTACCTGTTGAATGGTTCTAAAACTTTTATTTCCAATGGGCAACATGCAGACTTAGTCGTTCTTGCAGTCAAAACCGATCCACAAGCACGTGCCAAAGGCGTGTCACTCATGTTAGTCGACACGCATCTTGAAGGCTTTAAAAAAGGCACCAATCTGGACAAAATCGGCTTACATTCACAAGACACCTCAGAGCTGTTCTTCGACAATGTTAAAGTCCCATCCAATCAGCTTTTAGGAAATGCAGGGCAAGGTTTTGCATATTTGATGCAAGAACTACCACGTGAAAGAACTGCGATTGCAGCCACAGCATTAGGTGCGATTCGTGGTTCTATTGATGTCACCATTCAATACGTGAAAGAACGTCAAGCCTTTGGTCAGCCGATTGGTAATTTCCAAAATACTCGTTTTGTTTTGGCACAAGCGAAGATTGATGAATTGGCAACCGCCGCATTTTATAACCAGAACTTAGCCTTATATAAAGAAGGCAAGCTCGATGTCGATACTGCAGCTGCATTAAAAGCCTTTAGTACAGATATGCAAATGAAAATTGCCGACAATTTGCTACAACTGTTCGGTGGTTATGGCTATATGACCGAATATCCAATTTCACGTTTCTTTGTCGATGCACGTATTCAGCGTATTTACGGTGGAACCAATGAAATTATGAAAGAAATTGTGGCACGTGGTTTATTGGGACGCTGAAATTGACCGTACGATAGATCATAAAAATCATCATTTATTTCGCTTTTGAACTTATCCATAATTTAAAAAAGATGAAGCCTTTGCGCTTCATTTTTTAATTCTAAATAAAATATATAAAACATCAGTTCAGGACTTTTCATCTAAATAAATTCAGTTTAAAATTTAAATTAAATCAATAAATAATAAAAATTTATGATGTTCATCACATCTGATTTGAATGGGGTAAGTTGATGTCACTCATTGCTTGGATTTTCCAATTTCTCATGCAATCGTTATTCTTTAAATGGGTGCTGTCTTGGGGTGGAGCAAAACGACTGGAAGGCATTAAATCGGTGTTTTTTTTCAGTTGGATGACATGGGGCTGGAATGCCGAACAATTGCGTTTATATGCCTTAGTCCTGTGGGGCTGCTCATCCATTTGGTTTCTGATTGGACTATTTAACCCCGAGCTTCGGACTTATAACATTGGTCCTAAAATATGGCATTAGCATTAGACCGATATGACATCTGTATCAATATCTACAGCAACAAGGTTTTAATGTTTGGAAAGCTTAGACCCGATCTGAACTTTTGAAGCTTTCAAAAGTTGCTGATTCAACCTGCGCATCCACTGCTGATATTTATTGAGTCTGGAACCTATCTTCTTTTTAAGTGTTTATCCAGCTTCAGTGAGTTGAGTGGCTGAACCGCTTCTGATGTTGATCCGAAAGATGATCGTTACCTGTAAATAGTAAGGTACACAGCAAATTTAGTCACATCACAAATATGATGGATCCTTCAGCATTACATTTGTTTTAGGAATATTATTCATTCGTGAAAGTTGGGTGAAAATTCAACTGTATAATTTTAAATCTCTATGCCGAAAACGGCTATTGCGTAACAATTGAAAGCTAACTATTGTTATAATGTTTAAATATCCGTTTTGCAGGGCGACATAACAATGATCAACGATGATCAAAACACGACAAATTCTCTCGATCTTTCTAAAATCCGTGAAGATATTGATTCTGTAGACCAACAGATTCAGC contains these protein-coding regions:
- a CDS encoding acyl-CoA dehydrogenase family protein, with the protein product MLAYDADLELFRDNFKRFMNEHVAPYYDQWEKDGKMPRSIWTLLGENGYLCVDVPEEYGGYGVPTEYSLMLVEESARAGFAALSTGISCHSEIAAPYILHIANEEQKQYWLPKMVSGEVVGAIGMTEPGAGSDLQAMRTSAILQGDHYLLNGSKTFISNGQHADLVVLAVKTDPQARAKGVSLMLVDTHLEGFKKGTNLDKIGLHSQDTSELFFDNVKVPSNQLLGNAGQGFAYLMQELPRERTAIAATALGAIRGSIDVTIQYVKERQAFGQPIGNFQNTRFVLAQAKIDELATAAFYNQNLALYKEGKLDVDTAAALKAFSTDMQMKIADNLLQLFGGYGYMTEYPISRFFVDARIQRIYGGTNEIMKEIVARGLLGR
- a CDS encoding RNA 2'-phosphotransferase, which encodes MNEKAISQYLSFILRHQPEQINLELDVEGWANINQLIEKSEPVDGVRLSLEIIQSIVQNSDKKRFQISEDGLNIRAVQGHSNRQVQRQFDLKVPPKFLYHGTAERFHVSIMELGLISKERQYVHLSADINTAHAVGERYGKVKILTIDALAMHNKGFQFFQAENGVWLVEHVPVKFII